In Polypterus senegalus isolate Bchr_013 chromosome 12, ASM1683550v1, whole genome shotgun sequence, the following are encoded in one genomic region:
- the islr2 gene encoding immunoglobulin superfamily containing leucine-rich repeat protein 2, with amino-acid sequence MKAPGMMAYMRCLVLWTFFMRAVQSCPEPCICTDKYAHQFTDCAYKDLQVVPEGLPSNVTTLSLTANKIKSLLKNSFVNVTQVTSLWLAHNEIVTIEKGTLAVLVQLRNLDLSYNQIAHFPWEDLYNLTALQLLKMNNNHMVNLPKDAFSTLKDLRSLRINNNRFTSILQGTFDSLSSMSHLQIYNNPFSCTCTLYWLKDWIEGALISIPEQEYIVCESPEDFKGIQISKLPKLQCVPPSVSISTQPSLDSTVLVEGMTLTFHCNTSGSPKPEVKWNIRTGGQNIQFNLPLGHTENHDLPLEDSQNTATRFLVFKNGTLIVPHISKRDNGSYVCSAKNDQGSKENTVKVAVAGIGKGAVNTMQERIFDKNAISEGKSGVNVFKNHAISLPDSGITITDPTKATYSVATERGGAAVASGAPVIMQKCGIRDRTEYISNHAFNQSTEDQKRHTFDFGVIALEVSETEAKVQLTALQTSVEKPHLEMLYLCVDAGNGHSLVQWSKIEAGVNAYQFQGLHPGTNYTLCLTYTGEDCQVQVVFTTRRKVPSLLIIVVVSTFLLAIATVPLLGATCCHLLYKYQGKTYKLIMKTQNPDQMEKHMVADFDPRASYADSEKNYNASEMGETAGDGEEVEGEIEADESIVNESIPGSQSKTNQEEFEVGSEYSDRLPLGAEAVNISPEINGNYKQSGR; translated from the exons ATGAAG GCACCGGGCATGATGGCATACATGCGCTGCTTAGTCCTGTGGACGTTTTTCATGAGAGCAGTCCAGAGCTGCCCCGAGCCTTGTATTTGCACCGACAAATACGCGCATCAATTTACGGACTGCGCCTACAAAGATCTGCAAGTCGTGCCCGAAGGACTGCCATCCAACGTGACCACACTTAGCTTAACCGCGAACAAAATCAAGTCCTTACTAAAAAACTCTTTCGTAAATGTCACCCAAGTCACCTCTCTATGGCTAGCCCACAACGAAATCGTGACCATCGAGAAGGGCACTTTGGCAGTACTCGTCCAGTTGCGGAATCTGGATCTCAGCTATAACCAGATCGCCCATTTCCCTTGGGAAGACCTCTACAATCTCACAGCTTTACAGCTCCTAAAAATGAACAACAACCACATGGTTAACCTTCCGAAAGATGCCTTTTCTACTCTCAAAGACTTGCGATCCCTGAGAATTAACAACAACAGGTTTACCTCCATACTACAGGGCACCTTCGACTCCTTGAGCTCAATGTCACATCTCCAAATCTATAACAACCCGTTCAGCTGTACCTGCACGCTCTACTGGCTGAAGGACTGGATTGAAGGTGCGCTTATCTCCATCCCCGAGCAGGAATATATCGTATGTGAGTCTCCGGAAGATTTCAAAGGGATCCAAATTTCAAAACTGCCAAAGCTCCAATGCGTACCCCCGAGCGTGTCGATCTCTACTCAGCCCAGTCTTGATAGCACCGTGCTCGTGGAAGGCATGACCCTAACGTTTCACTGCAACACCAGCGGGAGTCCCAAACCAGAGGTGAAGTGGAACATCAGGACCGGTGGCCAAAACATCCAGTTTAATCTGCCACTAGGCCACACGGAAAATCACGATCTACCCTTGGAGGACTCCCAAAACACGGCCACCCGCTTCTTGGTGTTTAAAAACGGAACGCTGATCGTCCCGCATATCAGTAAACGGGATAACGGCAGTTACGTGTGCTCTGCCAAAAACGATCAAGGGAGCAAAGAGAACACAGTTAAGGTGGCGGTGGCGGGCATCGGCAAAGGTGCGGTTAACACGATGCAAGAGCGTATCTTTGACAAGAACGCCATATCTGAAGGGAAATCCGGCGTGAATGTTTTCAAAAACCACGCGATTAGCCTTCCGGACTCGGGAATCACGATCACTGACCCCACGAAGGCTACTTACTCCGTGGCAACGGAGCGAGGGGGTGCAGCGGTCGCCTCCGGGGCTCCCGTAATCATGCAGAAGTGCGGCATCAGGGACAGAACTGAGTACATCTCCAATCACGCATTCAACCAAAGTACCGAGGATCAGAAACGGCACACTTTTGACTTCGGTGTCATTGCCTTGGAAGTCTCTGAAACGGAGGCCAAAGTTCAGCTGACCGCTTTACAGACATCCGTGGAAAAGCCACACTTGGAAATGCTTTACTTGTGCGTAGACGCGGGGAACGGCCACTCTTTGGTCCAGTGGTCCAAGATCGAGGCAGGGGTTAATGCCTATCAATTCCAAGGCCTGCATCCGGGTACCAACTACACCCTGTGCCTCACTTACACGGGAGAAGACTGTCAGGTGCAGGTTGTTTTCACCACGAGAAGGAAAGTCCCTTCCTTGTTGATCATCGTGGTGGTAAGCACGTTTTTGCTGGCCATTGCTACGGTTCCATTGCTGGgggccacctgctgccacctgCTTTACAAATACCAAGGCAAGACCTATAAGTTGATCATGAAAACACAAAATCCCGATCAAATGGAGAAGCACATGGTCGCCGATTTTGACCCCAGGGCGTCTTATGCGGATTCGGAAAAGAATTACAATGCGAGTGAGATGGGAGAGACGGCGGGGGACGGGGAAGAGGTGGAGGGAGAAATCGAGGCGGACGAGAGCATTGTAAACGAATCTATTCCCGGCTCTCAATCCAAAACCAATCAGGAGGAATTCGAAGTGGGGTCCGAGTACAGTGATCGCTTACCGCTGGGGGCCGAGGCCGTGAATATCTCTCCAGAGATTAATGGCAACTACAAACAATCAGGTCGCTGA